Below is a genomic region from Thermoanaerobaculia bacterium.
CTGCCGAGCTCGACCATCCGGGAGAGGTCGAATCGTCCGCCGACCACGCCGTGCGTGTACAGCAGCAGTAGACGGTCTTCGATGCCCGCGGCGCCGTTCGGGATCCGGGTGAAATCCTCGCGGCCCATCCGTTTCTGCTCGTGCGTGAACGGACAGTGGTCGGTGCCGACGGAATCCAGCATCCGGTTCGCGAGGCCGTTCCAGAGCGCCTCATGATGGCCGGCGTTCCCGGGCCGGATCGGCGGGCTCATGACGTAGGCCGAGCCGCCGAAGTCCGGCCTGTCGAACACCCTGTCGTCGAGGAGGAGATACTGCGGGCAGGT
It encodes:
- a CDS encoding amidohydrolase family protein: TCPQYLLLDDRVFDRPDFGGSAYVMSPPIRPGNAGHHEALWNGLANRMLDSVGTDHCPFTHEQKRMGREDFTRIPNGAAGIEDRLLLLYTHGVVGGRFDLSRMVELGSTAPARIFGLAKKGSIAVGMDADLVLLDPRGGRTLSARTHHSRADRSIFEGFAVRGRIARTIVGGRTLWDGETLTTKQGAGRFVARQPAHFPQPASVEP